Genomic window (Hominilimicola fabiformis):
CAAAACTATATTTTGCCATGAAAAAACCGACCTCCCAATAGTTAGATTTTTGGTCTAACTTTTGGGGGTCGGTTCAATTTGCATTGTTTGCATATCTCTTTAAAATTTTCTTTTGCTTTATACTTTTTAGGTAAACTATTTAAAAACAAAGGATTTAGAACACAATCTACAACATCAACGCACTCCATCGGGTCTATCTTTTCATCAATTAGCGGGCACATCACTCTATCATCATATTCCATATCTGTTTAGTACCTCCAAATTTTCTGTTTTAATCAACCGAACAAATTTTTCATAAAGTAACCTTTACATTTTCAATTTTGACATTTCGTATTGCATTTTCATCAAAGCCGTTTACTTTTGCTTTAATCTGTAAATTTTCAAAAGTAAAATCTGACAATATATATTGACTTTCATCTGTCTTGACATCGAAAAACGTATTACACTCACATTCGCAATTTTTCATTACAACATTATCCGCATAAGAAAGCGGTATATCTTTCCTGTCTTTCAAATCGTAAAACTGCGTCCAAGGGTTTATGTTGATAAAGCTGTCAATTTTACCGTTTATATCTTCAACACTGATATATTCATAATGCTGAGGTGTATCGGGACGCATTTTAAGCCACAACAAATTTTTACCCTCTTTAATATTTATTCTTCTTAAAATTATATTTTTATTATGTACAGATTCCGAACCGCAAGTTAGGCAACCGTGACAGAAACCGTATGTACAATCTTCAATTAAAATACGTTCGTTAGAGCCGTTTTCGGGTAATTTATCCGCCCAAGGACCTTTTCCGCCTTTCAGTACCACCGAATCATCATTAACTTCAAGATAACAATTTTTAACCAAAACATCTGTACACACGTCTATATCAACAGCGTCTGTACTTGGTGCTTTAATCGGCTTTGCCGGTGAAAATATATTGCAGTTTATATACTTGACGTGATGACATTTGTATATATGAGTAGTCCAATAGTGCGAATTTTGCAAGTGCAAATCAGCTATTGTGACATTACTGCTGTTTGATATGTAAACAAGTCTTGGACGCTGCTCGTCCTTGTTGGTACAGTTGGGATTCCATTCACATCTCAGCCAAAACGCTCTCCACGATTTCAAACCGTTTCCGTCTATTGTACCTTTTCCGCACATTTTAAAACCGTCAACATTATCTGCATTAATCAATGCAGAAAAATACGGACACGTTTCACCCTCCATACGAGTTTGCATTATCGGATAATCGTAAATATCATCACTGCCCTTTAACACTCCGCCGTCCTCAATATAAAGATTTACCCCTTGTTTGAAAAACAACGCACCCGTAAGATATGTTCCTTTCGGAACTACAATCACTCCGCCGCCGTTTTCATATGCTCTGTCAATCAAATTCTGTATTTCTTTCGTATGTATCTTGTCGTCATCAAGGACATTGTTATCGGTTAATACATATTGCTTACCCAAATCACTTAATTCGGGTATATTTATATCGTAAAACCACTTATCTATAACAGTTCCGTCAGGGAAAATTTCTTGTTTGTCCATATTAATTCTCCTATTTTTTTATTTAATTATATCACGTTACTTTGCATTTTGCCATATGTTTTGCTTGTTTTTCACCTGCATAATATGATACAGTAAAATAAATTTTTATAATATTGAAACTTTTTATATATTTTTTGTGTATATAATAGCGTACACATCAAAAAATAGTGCTATTTTTTACAACGAGAGGAGGCTTATAATTTGATTGATGAACAAAAACTTTTACATAATCTAAAAAAGCGAAATCGTAACAGTTTAGACGACATTATAAAAATATACACGCCGTATGTAAGCGTGATTGTTTATAATACAGTCGGCTGTAAATTATCAAAAGAAGATATGGAAGAAATCGTTTCCGATACATTTTTTCTTTTATGGCAAAACTCTTTAAATATTGATGAAACCAAAGGCAATATGCGTTCATATTTAGCAACTATTGCCCGAAACACATCAAAGAATAAACTTCGCAAATATCATTCAAATGAAGTTCTGAATGAGCAAATTATATCAAGCGATTTAACACCTCAAGACAATATAATAAAAGCAGAAAACAGTCAATTTTTAACCGAACTGATTACATCACTCGGCGAGCCTGACAGTGAAATATTTTTCAGGTATTATTACTACAATGAAAAAATCAAAACAATTTCAAAAGCAATGAATATTTCCCTGTCGACAGTCAAAACAAAACTGTATCGCGGTAAACAAAAATTAAAAAACACTATTATAAAAAGGAGGGCTAATGATGAATAAACATTTAGCTAAATTACAAAAAGAATTAGATATTTCAGATACTCATAATATGCCGAGTACGGATATTATTCTGAAAAACGTAAACAACAAAATCAATGTTTCTCCTGAAGAAAGGAAGATTTATATGAAAAGAAAATATTTAAAAATAACATCAATCGCCGCCGTTATATGCGCACTTGCGGTTACAACCGCATTTGCGGCTGATTCAATCAGCGGTAAAATAGGCGAAATTATATCATATTTCCAAAATGACAATGCTGTCGAAATGACAAGCCTTGAACAGCTTGCAAATTTTAACGACTCAATCGGAAAAAGCATATCAAAGGACGGTTACACACTTACTCTCGACAACGTAGCCGCTGATGATAACTTTGTTCATGTATTTTATACAGTTACTTCTGAAAATGAGCCTTTTTACAATAGCTCTGACAATAACGCACCTATTTGGAGCAACAGTTTAAATGTTTCGGCAGACATTCGATGTGTTATAAACGGCAAGCTATCAGACGTAAGCAACAACAATCACGAAAGCGGATATTTTGTTGACCAACATACATATAAATGTGCGGAAAAATACAATGTGTCAGGATATAATATTCCGAATAAATTCAATCTTGAATTGTTTGCATTTATATCAAAAGCAGATACTTCCGAAGAAAATTTTCCTGTCGCATTTACCAAATTGTTGAACGGTCAATATGACGGTATAACCGATGACGATAAAAACTCAGTGTGGTACATTTCAACCGATATTGACAAATCAAAAGTCAAGGTTAGTAGTATAACAAAAGACATAAATTTAAAATTGCCTAATTCTGACGCTACTGTTGAAAAAGCCGTATTTTCACCATTCGGCAATCAGCTTGTGATTTCAACCCCATCAACAGGTGATCCTGATAATGTCATCGCAAATATTGACAGTTTTGCTTTGTATGACGAAAACGATACTTGCCTTGATATTTTAAACTCTGATTTAAGTGTAAATGGTGACGGAAGTTCACGAAATTCACTTGAATTTCTTAAAGCAAACAAGGATACAAAACAGTTAAAATTCGTACCTGTTAAATACTCATACAATACAGAAGATTTCGATACAATATTTAACAGTGTCGGAACATATCCTATTGAATACAAAATTAACGACTATGGCAAAGTGATTGTAACCGGTATCAGAATTACAGACGGTGAAATTGACATTGATTATTACAAAGACGGTTTTGTTCCATATGATCCTGCGTTTGTTCTTCAAAATGACAACGGCGAAAATGCAGAACCGGGTGATAAATTCAGCTCAACATTATACACCGATGTAAATTACGAAACTAACAGCTATACTGCAAGGTATGTATTTGAAGCATATGACGATAACGGTAAACTATTACCGATACCCGAAAGTTCAAAAGCAGACGCTCTAAAACAGCAATTTACAAAACTCGGTGTTGTTAAAACAGATTACTACACTCTTGATTTTGACAGTGCCGTAACAGTTAATCTAAAATAGTTAAAAAGGTGTCAAGCCCAAGTGAACATAATTCCAAAAAACTGATAATAAAAAAGAGCCTCCTATGGTAAAATGAAACCATAGGAGGCAATTTTATGTCAAGAAGCTATCGTCATATACAAGAATGTAACAAAGAAATTATTGAATTAAAGCATAACGGCTGTCCGGTTAGACAAATATGTGAAAAATATAAATTTAACAAAAATACTACTCTATATTATTCTGAATGTTCATTACAGAATACACGGCAAGAAAATAAGAGGGAGAGAAGAAATCTTATTAGGGGTAACAAGTAGACCGTATATTCTGAAATCAACAATCAGCTCCATCAATTATCACATATATCGGCAATAACACCGGCTAAAGCATCTCCCATCTGCTTATATCCTATTTCAGATGGATGCACCCAATTAGTTATATGTCGTTCAAAATGTTCTGAATATATATTACTTTTTATGTAATCACTCTGAAATCCATTCACTGTATCACATACAGCAAGCATAGGACATACAAAAATATTCTCGTTTCTGCGTCTGTCAAACAAGTCTGTAATTGCACTGCAAGCCATTTTTATACAATATTCATATTGTTTCGCACTGCTTTTACAACCAAGTTGTGTACCCCATGAATATTGATCGCCACCACATATAGGGAGATTTATGACAATTTTTATGTTATGATTATATTTATGTATCGCCTCTATCATATTATTAAGGTTGCATATAAATTTATTTAATTCATTGTCAAATTCAGAATAACTGCATATTTGAAATTCATTTGCACCGAATAAAATTGAAACAATATCAGGAGTCGGCATTGAATAACGCTCAATATATTTTGAAAAATCAAATTTGAACACCGGATTTTCACAAACAACATCATATATTCCTTTACTATAACGATACAGTTTATCATTATCGCAAATAACCATTCCGTCTTGTATTGGCGTTACAGATGTTCCTATATGACTGTAATCTGTATTTGTATTGAGCATATATTCATAAAATT
Coding sequences:
- a CDS encoding RNA polymerase sigma factor, with protein sequence MIDEQKLLHNLKKRNRNSLDDIIKIYTPYVSVIVYNTVGCKLSKEDMEEIVSDTFFLLWQNSLNIDETKGNMRSYLATIARNTSKNKLRKYHSNEVLNEQIISSDLTPQDNIIKAENSQFLTELITSLGEPDSEIFFRYYYYNEKIKTISKAMNISLSTVKTKLYRGKQKLKNTIIKRRANDE
- a CDS encoding DUF4179 domain-containing protein, yielding MNKHLAKLQKELDISDTHNMPSTDIILKNVNNKINVSPEERKIYMKRKYLKITSIAAVICALAVTTAFAADSISGKIGEIISYFQNDNAVEMTSLEQLANFNDSIGKSISKDGYTLTLDNVAADDNFVHVFYTVTSENEPFYNSSDNNAPIWSNSLNVSADIRCVINGKLSDVSNNNHESGYFVDQHTYKCAEKYNVSGYNIPNKFNLELFAFISKADTSEENFPVAFTKLLNGQYDGITDDDKNSVWYISTDIDKSKVKVSSITKDINLKLPNSDATVEKAVFSPFGNQLVISTPSTGDPDNVIANIDSFALYDENDTCLDILNSDLSVNGDGSSRNSLEFLKANKDTKQLKFVPVKYSYNTEDFDTIFNSVGTYPIEYKINDYGKVIVTGIRITDGEIDIDYYKDGFVPYDPAFVLQNDNGENAEPGDKFSSTLYTDVNYETNSYTARYVFEAYDDNGKLLPIPESSKADALKQQFTKLGVVKTDYYTLDFDSAVTVNLK
- a CDS encoding rhamnogalacturonidase produces the protein MDKQEIFPDGTVIDKWFYDINIPELSDLGKQYVLTDNNVLDDDKIHTKEIQNLIDRAYENGGGVIVVPKGTYLTGALFFKQGVNLYIEDGGVLKGSDDIYDYPIMQTRMEGETCPYFSALINADNVDGFKMCGKGTIDGNGLKSWRAFWLRCEWNPNCTNKDEQRPRLVYISNSSNVTIADLHLQNSHYWTTHIYKCHHVKYINCNIFSPAKPIKAPSTDAVDIDVCTDVLVKNCYLEVNDDSVVLKGGKGPWADKLPENGSNERILIEDCTYGFCHGCLTCGSESVHNKNIILRRINIKEGKNLLWLKMRPDTPQHYEYISVEDINGKIDSFININPWTQFYDLKDRKDIPLSYADNVVMKNCECECNTFFDVKTDESQYILSDFTFENLQIKAKVNGFDENAIRNVKIENVKVTL